DNA from Xanthomonas hyacinthi:
ATGCGGCTTTTCCCATTCCCGATTCCCAGTTCCCCATTCCCAGCCCGTCAGGGCCCAGCATCGCGCCGCCGCTCGTCATGCGTGCGGAACGCCTGGCGGATGTGCTCGCGCAGTTCGTCGTCGTTCCACGGCTTGGTCAGGAAGCGGTAGATCGCGCCGCGGTTGATCGCGTCGGTGACCGTGGCCAGGTCGGTGTAGCCGGACAGCACCAGGCGGATGGTGTCGGGGTAGAGCATCTTGACCCGGCCCAGGAACTCGGTGCCGCTCATGTCGGACATGCGCTGGTCGGACAGGATCACCTGCACGTCGTTGGTGGCGAGCAGGTCGAAGGCGTCGCGCACGTTGCCGGCGGCCAGGATCCGGTAGCTGTCGCGGCGGAACAGGCGCACCAGCGAGCGCAGCACGTTCTCCTCGTCGTCGAGCAGCAGCAGGGTGCGGTCCGGGCGGGTCTCGGTGAACGACTCCGGGCGCAGGTAGCGGCGCCGCAGCGCCATGCCCGCGGCCTCGGCCGACATCGGCTCGCCGAACAGGTAGCCCTGGAAGATGTCGCAGTCGTTGCGGCGCAGGAAGCCCAGCTGCGCCTGCGACTCCACGCCGTTGGCGATCACCACCATGCCCAGCTGGTGGCCCATGGCGATGATGGCGCGGGCGATCGCCGCCTCGCGGTTGCCGGCCGGCGCGCTCTTGATGAAGCTGCGGTCGATCTTCAGCTTGTCCACCGGATAGCGCACCAGCGCGCTGAGGCTGGAATCGCCGGTGCCGAAGTTGTCCAGGCTCAGGCTGATGCCTTCGCGGCACAGGTTGGCCAGGGTCTCGTGGACGAAGTTGACGTTGTTGGTCAGCGCGCTTTCGTTGATCTCCAGCACCATCATCTGCGGCGGCACGCCGGCCGCCTGCAGCGCCGACATCACTTCGTTGAAGAAGGTCGGGCGCAGCAGCTGCAGGGTGGAGACGTTGACCGCGATGGTGAAGTCGTCGAAGCCCTGGTCGCGCCACAGCCGCGCCTGGTGCAGCGCGCCCTCCATCACCCAGGTGCCGATCTGCACGATCACGCCCAGCCGCTCGGCGGTGCGCATGAACCGCTCCGGCACCAGGATGCCCAGCGTCGGCGACTGCCAGCGCAGCAGCGATTCCATGCCGACCACGCGGCCGTCGCGGGCGCTGACCATCGGCTGGTAGCGCAGGCGCAGCTCGCCGTTGGGGATCGCATCGACGATCTGCCGCGAGATGATGCTCTCGCTGTGCGCGCTGGGCGGGCCGTCGGCCGCGTACAGGCGCACCATGTTGCCGCCCTCGCGCGCGGCCTGGTAGACCGCGTCCTCGGCGAAGTCGAGCAGCGTGGACAGGCGCGTGGAGTGTTCCGGGCACAGACTCACGCCGATCTTGCCGGTCATGAACAAGGTGTACGGCAGCACCGACAGCGGCAATTCGATCTGCTGCCGGATCTCCTCGGCGAAGGCCTCCGGCGGCGGCACGTCGGCGGTGCGCGGCACCGCCATGACCAGCTCGTCGCTGCCGTGGCGCCATAGCAGGCCGCGCCCGCGCAGGTGCGCCTGCAGCCGCTGCGCCAGCAGCGCCAGCGCATGGTCGCCGACTTCCGCGCTCATGTTTTCGTTGATCGAGGCGAAGTGGTCGATGTCGATGTGCAGCAGCATCACCCCCGGCCCGCCGGCCAGCGCCTCGGCGATCATGCCGGTCAGCGCCGGGTGGCCTGCGCCCAGGCGCGACGGGAGTTCGTCGTCTAGCGGCACGGGGACGGCGGGATTCCACATCGTTTCAGGGTCCAGGTGGGGGCGTTGGCGTCGCCGCCGTCGTGTAGGGCAGACACAGCGTCACCCGCGTGCCGGCGCCGGGCGCGGTGTCGATCTGCAGGGTACCGCCTGCGCTCTGCGCGCGCTCGCGCATCACGATCAGGCCCAGCCCGCACGGTCCGGCCGGATCGAAGCCGTCGCCGTCGTCGACCACCTCCAGGCGCAGCAGCCGGTGCTGCTCGTCGCTCAGCGCCAGGCGCACTTCGCCGGCGCAGGCGTGGCGCAGCACGTTGGTCAGGCTCTCCTGGGCGATGCGGAAGCAGGCCTGCTCGACCTCGCCGCTGGGCCGCGCGGGCAGGGCGGCGATGTCCAGCTGCAGGCGCACCGGCGAGGCGCGGAACAGCATGCCGGCCTGCCAGCGCAGCGCCGCCTCCAGGCCCAGCGCGTCCAGTTGCGGCGGGCGCAGCAGGGTGGCCAGGTTGCGCAGCTTGGTGATGCTGCTGTCGGCCAGCTGCACGATCTCGTTCAGATCCTCGCGGCGGCGCTCGGCGTCGGCTTCGTCCAGCGCCGCGTGCGCCGACAGCTTCATCGCGGTGATCGCCTGGCCGATGTCGTCGTGCAGGTCGCGCGAGATCGCGCGGCGCTCGTCTTCCTGCAGCGAGAACAGCCGCCGCGCCATCGCCTGCAGCTCGCGGTTGCTCAGCGCCAGCGCGTCGCGCATGCGCTCGGGCTCGCTGAGGTCGCGCACGATCAGCAGCTGGCAGTCGCGGCCGCTGTAGCGGACCTTGCCGAACGACAGCCCGGCGTGGAACAGCGAACCGTCGCGGCGGCGCATGCGCGCGGTAGCGCCGCGCTCGCCCTTGTCGCCGGCAGCGCGCATCCGCTCGCGCACCCGCTGCAGATCGCTGGGGCAGACCAGGCCAAGCAGCGGCTCGCCGAGCAGGTTCTCGCCTTCGTAGCCGAACTGCCCGGCGCAGGCCGCGTTGGCGTACAGCATGTGTTCCTGGTGCAGGATCGCGACCCCGTCGGGCAGCACCCGCACCAGTTCGCGGAACTGTTCCTCGCGCTCGTGCAGCAGGCGCCGCGAGCGTTCGTGCTCGGTCACGTCCTGCAGGGTGCCGCGCACGCAGGCCGCGCCGGCGTCGTCGCTGGCCGATTCGGCGCGCAGATGCAGCATGCGCGCCTGGCCGTCGGCGGCCAGCACCGGCAACAGCATGTCCAACTGCACCGGTGCGGCGCCGCACAGGTCCTCGAGCATGCGCTGGATGCGCGCCTGCGAGGCCAGGTCGGCGGGCACCAGCAGTTCTTCCAGGCGATGCCGGCGCGGCGGCTCCGGCACGCGCCGGCCGAGCATCCGGTAGATCTGGTCGGAATAGCGGCCCAGGCCGCTGGCCGGGTCCAGTTGCCAGGAGCCGAGGCGGGCGATCGCCTGCGCCTCCTCCAGCCGCAGCAGCGCCTGGTCGCGGCGCTGCTGCGCCTCGTGCTCGGCGCTGCGGTCGCTGATCACCACCAGCCGCGCGTTGCGGCCGCGGTAGTCCAGGCCGGTGCTGCGCGCCTCGGCCATGCGCAGGCTGCCGTCGCGCAGGCGCAGCGGTTCGGCCACCACGCAGACCTTGGACGGCGCGGCGCGGATCGCCTGGATCACTTCGCCCATGCGCTCGGCCGCGCTCGGCGGCCACAGCCGGCCCAGCTCCAGCCCGATGAAGCTGTCGTGCGGCCAGCCGAAGAAGGCGACCGCGGCCGGGTTGACGTCCACCACCTGCAGCGTTTCCGGGTCGTAGACCAGCATCGGGCTGGGATTGGCCTGGAACATTTGCCGGTAGCCGGCCTCGGACAGCGCCAGCTGCGCGTGCACCTGCACCGCGCCGCGCACCAGCGGACGCAGCAGGCAGTACAGGGCGATGGCGGTCAGCAGCAGGAACCCGGCATCGTTGACCAGCTGCAGCACGGCCAGGGTGTGGGTATCGTCTACGAATCGCGCCAGCAGCAGGTCGCTGCCCAGCGACCATGCCAGGCCTGCCAGCAGGTACAGCAGCGCGGTCCGCCAGATCCCCCGATCCAGCCGTTGCGCCAGGCGCATGCCCGAGGAGGCGGAGGTCGGGGAAAGATCGCGTTGTGGTTGCATGCCCCGACAGCCTGGTGCGGCGGTATTCGTCCACTGCCATCTTAGCGGCAAGCGGCCGCCGCGGCCCAGCGGCGCCGACCGGCCCCGGCCGGCCGGGCGCTCAATTAATGCCGCCGGGTGCCGTTATCACCTTCGTCCGCCGGCATCAGCGCGGTAGAAACGGAGCACCTCGGCGTGGATCAAGGCGTCATCGCAAGCTTGCTGCAGCATCCGCTCACCTCGGCCGTGGTCCTGTTGGACGCCGAAGGGCGGCCGCTGGCCGCGAACCGGGCCGCGCAGGCGCTGGAGCTGCCACGTACCGTGGAAGCCTACGCCGAGCTGATGCGCGACGTGCGCGAGCGCCTGCTCGGCGGCGAGAGCATGCTCGCCTGCGCGCTGCCCGGCACCGCCGGGCGGCGCCTGGACGGCTGGCTGCGCGCGGTGCGCGACGAAGCCGGCGGGCTGCTGGCGTATACCTTGAGCGTGCCCGAGCCGGTCGGCAGCGACGGCGCCACGCGCTGGGAGATCGCCCTGGACAGCGCCGAACACGGCCTGTGGGACTGGGACATTCCCAGCGACAGGATCTTCCGTTCCGAGCGCTGGAAGCAGATGCTCGGCTACCAGGGCGAGGCGCTGGACTACGGGTTCAACGCACTGCTGCCGTTGGTCCACAGCGACGACCAGACCCGCCTGCAGGAGGCGATCCACGCCCATTTCGAGGGCCGCAGCGCGACCTACGTATGCGAATTCAGGCTGCGCCAGCAGGACGGCCAGTGGCGCTGGATCCTGGATCGCGGCCGTATCGTGGCGCGCACCGCCGACGGCAGCCCGCTGCGCATGGTCGGCACGCATACCGACATCCACGAACAAAAGCTGCTCGAGCAGCGCCTGCGCGACCAGCAGACCCTGCTGCGCGAGGCGCAGCGCATGACCCGCATGGGCAGCTGGTCGTGGGATCCGCTGCACAACCGGATCTGGTGGTCGCGCGAATTCCTGCGCGTGACCGGCCTGGCCGAGGAGCAGGTGCCGAGCAGCCGCGGCTTGCTGCGCCTGCTCAGCCGCGAGTCGGCGGCGCAGGTGCTCGCCACCTGGCGGCGCATGCAGCGCGACGGCAAGCAGGCCAATTTCGAGGTCGAGCTGGGGCGCGGCAGCGAAGCGCCGCTGCACCTGCGGGTGTGGGCGCAACCGCAGCTGGAAGCCGATGGCCGCACCCAGCGCGTGCTCGGCCAGGTGCAGAACATCACCGAGCAGCGCCAGACCGACGCGCTGATCCGCTGGCGCACCGAACTGCTC
Protein-coding regions in this window:
- a CDS encoding EAL domain-containing protein; translated protein: MWNPAVPVPLDDELPSRLGAGHPALTGMIAEALAGGPGVMLLHIDIDHFASINENMSAEVGDHALALLAQRLQAHLRGRGLLWRHGSDELVMAVPRTADVPPPEAFAEEIRQQIELPLSVLPYTLFMTGKIGVSLCPEHSTRLSTLLDFAEDAVYQAAREGGNMVRLYAADGPPSAHSESIISRQIVDAIPNGELRLRYQPMVSARDGRVVGMESLLRWQSPTLGILVPERFMRTAERLGVIVQIGTWVMEGALHQARLWRDQGFDDFTIAVNVSTLQLLRPTFFNEVMSALQAAGVPPQMMVLEINESALTNNVNFVHETLANLCREGISLSLDNFGTGDSSLSALVRYPVDKLKIDRSFIKSAPAGNREAAIARAIIAMGHQLGMVVIANGVESQAQLGFLRRNDCDIFQGYLFGEPMSAEAAGMALRRRYLRPESFTETRPDRTLLLLDDEENVLRSLVRLFRRDSYRILAAGNVRDAFDLLATNDVQVILSDQRMSDMSGTEFLGRVKMLYPDTIRLVLSGYTDLATVTDAINRGAIYRFLTKPWNDDELREHIRQAFRTHDERRRDAGP
- a CDS encoding PAS domain S-box protein, encoding MQPQRDLSPTSASSGMRLAQRLDRGIWRTALLYLLAGLAWSLGSDLLLARFVDDTHTLAVLQLVNDAGFLLLTAIALYCLLRPLVRGAVQVHAQLALSEAGYRQMFQANPSPMLVYDPETLQVVDVNPAAVAFFGWPHDSFIGLELGRLWPPSAAERMGEVIQAIRAAPSKVCVVAEPLRLRDGSLRMAEARSTGLDYRGRNARLVVISDRSAEHEAQQRRDQALLRLEEAQAIARLGSWQLDPASGLGRYSDQIYRMLGRRVPEPPRRHRLEELLVPADLASQARIQRMLEDLCGAAPVQLDMLLPVLAADGQARMLHLRAESASDDAGAACVRGTLQDVTEHERSRRLLHEREEQFRELVRVLPDGVAILHQEHMLYANAACAGQFGYEGENLLGEPLLGLVCPSDLQRVRERMRAAGDKGERGATARMRRRDGSLFHAGLSFGKVRYSGRDCQLLIVRDLSEPERMRDALALSNRELQAMARRLFSLQEDERRAISRDLHDDIGQAITAMKLSAHAALDEADAERRREDLNEIVQLADSSITKLRNLATLLRPPQLDALGLEAALRWQAGMLFRASPVRLQLDIAALPARPSGEVEQACFRIAQESLTNVLRHACAGEVRLALSDEQHRLLRLEVVDDGDGFDPAGPCGLGLIVMRERAQSAGGTLQIDTAPGAGTRVTLCLPYTTAATPTPPPGP